Proteins from a genomic interval of Sphingobacterium lactis:
- a CDS encoding efflux RND transporter periplasmic adaptor subunit: MKNIPIIPIVLPLLICCYGCNGSHQQQKTDDAQAKTYCLSEALKTSSSLLDAPVAPVVEQLTLSGKVEYNENDLVSFRSLLFGVVEQVAFELGDQVKKGQVLAKIKSTEIQGLFQQRKSQQNQISLLEKLLHTKRDLLKDGMISEPEMLEVQHDLETARIELERINQSLQLYHATGDGYFQILAPKNGYIIQKDLSPGQIITQDSEPLFSISNLQEVWVMVNVYASNLKYVHVGDQVKVRTIAYPDQVYSGKIDKMYNVFDPNEHVMKARVILENPNLRLMPGLMADIIIDKAQSSTEGTRVPNQSLIFSNNEHYIVVYRDDCHMQVRKVTILASNEEHTYIAERLDAQEKVMGSNALLVFEQLRD, encoded by the coding sequence ATGAAGAATATCCCAATCATACCCATAGTTTTACCACTATTAATCTGTTGTTATGGCTGCAATGGCAGCCATCAACAGCAGAAAACTGATGATGCACAAGCGAAGACCTATTGCCTGTCAGAGGCGCTGAAAACATCCAGTAGCCTTTTGGATGCTCCCGTAGCTCCGGTTGTTGAACAACTTACACTCTCCGGCAAGGTCGAGTACAATGAGAATGACTTGGTCAGTTTCCGTAGTCTGTTGTTTGGCGTGGTGGAACAGGTGGCCTTTGAGCTTGGCGATCAAGTGAAAAAGGGACAGGTATTGGCGAAAATAAAATCTACAGAAATTCAAGGGCTCTTTCAGCAACGGAAGTCCCAACAGAACCAGATCAGTCTCCTTGAGAAGCTATTGCATACCAAGCGGGACTTGCTCAAGGATGGGATGATATCCGAACCGGAGATGTTGGAGGTACAGCATGACCTGGAAACAGCACGCATTGAATTGGAACGGATCAATCAATCCTTGCAATTGTACCACGCAACGGGAGATGGGTATTTCCAGATCCTGGCTCCCAAAAATGGCTATATCATTCAAAAAGATTTAAGTCCCGGACAGATTATTACACAGGATAGTGAGCCGTTGTTCTCCATCTCCAATTTGCAGGAGGTGTGGGTGATGGTGAATGTCTATGCAAGTAACCTGAAATATGTGCACGTCGGAGATCAGGTAAAGGTCAGGACCATTGCCTATCCGGATCAGGTCTATTCGGGGAAGATCGATAAGATGTACAATGTTTTCGATCCGAACGAACACGTTATGAAAGCCCGAGTCATCTTGGAAAATCCAAATCTCCGTCTTATGCCCGGATTGATGGCAGACATTATTATCGACAAAGCACAGTCTTCCACCGAAGGTACCCGTGTGCCCAATCAGTCGCTAATTTTCAGTAATAACGAACACTATATCGTCGTATATCGGGATGATTGCCATATGCAGGTACGCAAGGTGACCATTCTGGCCAGTAATGAGGAGCATACCTACATCGCTGAGCGTTTGGATGCTCAGGAGAAAGTTATGGGCAGCAACGCGCTTTTGGTATTTGAACAGTTGAGAGATTAA
- a CDS encoding efflux RND transporter permease subunit, which produces MKKLVQHIVTFSLRNSTFILFATIALLFGGVYALRHTAIEAFPDVTNTRARIITQWPGRSAEEVEKLVTLPISKEMNSIPRKSNIRSISLFGLSVVTVQFEDDVDDFYAQQYVSNKLGGVDLPEGTDSSIEPPSGATGEIFRYVLRSDLPLKEVSAVQDWVIERELLGVPGVANVISFGGEEKIYEIKINPTELKNFNLTPLDVYEAVSKSNINVGGDVIQQGDQAYVVRGVGLLDKIDDIGNITVKLNGSTPILIKNLAEVEVSAKPRLGQVGLNDADDVVEGIVVMLRGENPSEVIERLKDKIEELNSRTLPENIQIETVVDRTLLVNNTVQTVSKNIVEGVLLVSLIVFVFLYNWKSTFIVASVIPLSFLFAIIMLKFQGLPANLISMGSLDFGLLLEGTLVIVETVFVSLATLSHRVGPEKFAKMSKLGVIKKSAGSVASYIFYALMILIVALLPIFSFQKVEGKMFTPLAFTLGYALLGSLILSLTYVPAMCKLLFTKAIEEKENVVTRFFNTSIYGLYSISMRYKRATLAVFIGLLTLCAVKFMHYGSEFLPQLNEGAIYIRATLPNSINLDESTKLTKEMKAMMQASCPEIDFILTQTGRPNDGTDPTGFFNIEFNVQLKDEKEWERSISKEDIIQDLRDRLGAYPGINFGFSQPIQDNVEEYVAGVKSSLVIKIFGDDLYQLEDYADQVSRSIGKVEGITDINVYKNIGLPELRIQLHDSKMAKYGLFTADVQAVIAMTIGGQAASKFYEKDRQFDVVLRFKEDYRNSAEKIGNILVQTSSGQHIPLKEIATIGYVTGPAFIYREGNSRYIGVGFSIDGRDLGSTIAEAKEVVAKDVKLPKENYMEWAGEFESKERASKQLMTVIPISLCLILILLYSNFGNMKDTMLAALTIPFAFIGGFISLWATGTIFGISAGIGLIILFGVNTINGIILIAVMKEQLKKRKLKDAIDLGVKSRIRSIVMIALMGSMGLLPAALSSGMGSEIQKPLAIMIVGGLLICLVLSFAVLPVLFYYAYRKEQQA; this is translated from the coding sequence ATGAAGAAATTAGTGCAGCATATAGTTACCTTTTCCCTGCGGAACAGTACGTTTATCCTTTTTGCGACGATAGCTTTATTATTTGGAGGAGTTTATGCGTTGCGCCATACCGCTATCGAGGCCTTTCCGGATGTAACCAATACCCGGGCACGGATCATTACCCAATGGCCCGGGCGTTCCGCAGAAGAGGTAGAAAAACTGGTGACCCTGCCGATTTCCAAGGAGATGAACAGTATTCCCAGGAAATCGAATATCCGATCCATTTCGTTGTTTGGCTTATCGGTCGTCACGGTTCAGTTTGAGGACGATGTGGACGACTTCTATGCGCAACAGTATGTATCCAACAAGCTGGGCGGTGTTGACCTGCCGGAAGGGACGGACAGTTCCATTGAGCCGCCCTCAGGAGCTACCGGCGAGATCTTCAGGTATGTGTTGCGCAGTGATCTTCCCCTAAAGGAGGTGTCAGCGGTTCAGGATTGGGTCATCGAACGTGAGCTCTTGGGCGTGCCTGGGGTGGCCAATGTGATCAGTTTTGGTGGCGAGGAGAAGATCTACGAAATAAAAATCAACCCGACGGAGCTGAAGAACTTTAACCTTACACCATTGGATGTGTATGAGGCAGTTTCCAAATCGAACATCAACGTAGGCGGCGATGTCATCCAGCAAGGCGACCAAGCTTATGTGGTTCGTGGGGTTGGTTTATTAGATAAAATCGATGATATCGGCAATATTACCGTCAAGTTGAACGGTTCTACGCCGATCTTGATCAAGAACCTGGCGGAGGTTGAGGTTTCCGCTAAACCTCGGTTGGGGCAGGTCGGGCTAAATGATGCCGACGATGTTGTGGAAGGGATCGTGGTTATGCTTCGTGGGGAGAACCCTTCGGAAGTCATCGAACGCCTGAAGGACAAGATCGAAGAGTTGAACAGTCGGACCCTGCCTGAAAATATCCAGATCGAAACTGTAGTTGATCGAACGCTATTAGTCAATAATACCGTGCAAACGGTATCTAAAAATATTGTGGAAGGCGTATTATTGGTGTCCTTAATTGTCTTTGTTTTTCTGTACAATTGGAAGTCCACCTTTATCGTTGCGTCCGTTATACCCTTGTCATTTCTTTTTGCAATTATCATGTTGAAGTTTCAGGGATTGCCCGCGAATTTAATTTCGATGGGGTCCCTGGACTTTGGCTTATTGCTTGAAGGTACCTTAGTCATTGTGGAGACCGTTTTTGTGTCGCTGGCAACCCTTTCCCACCGGGTAGGACCCGAAAAGTTTGCCAAGATGAGTAAGCTGGGGGTGATCAAGAAAAGTGCAGGTAGCGTGGCATCCTATATCTTCTATGCGCTCATGATTCTGATCGTGGCCTTATTGCCTATTTTCTCTTTTCAGAAAGTAGAGGGGAAGATGTTCACACCATTGGCATTTACCTTGGGGTATGCCCTTTTGGGGTCCCTTATTCTCAGCCTGACGTATGTTCCTGCGATGTGCAAACTCCTATTCACGAAAGCCATCGAGGAGAAGGAAAATGTCGTTACCAGGTTTTTCAATACAAGTATTTATGGCCTGTACAGCATTTCTATGCGCTATAAGCGGGCAACTCTAGCCGTATTTATCGGATTACTCACCCTATGTGCCGTGAAATTTATGCACTACGGATCGGAATTTCTCCCGCAATTAAATGAAGGGGCGATATACATCCGTGCAACGCTTCCCAACAGCATCAATTTGGATGAATCCACCAAATTGACCAAGGAAATGAAAGCGATGATGCAGGCAAGCTGTCCGGAGATCGATTTCATTTTGACCCAGACCGGTCGTCCAAACGATGGAACCGATCCTACGGGGTTCTTCAATATCGAATTCAATGTCCAGCTGAAGGACGAAAAGGAATGGGAGCGGTCCATCAGTAAGGAGGATATCATTCAGGATCTCAGGGATAGGCTCGGGGCTTATCCAGGCATAAATTTCGGCTTCAGCCAGCCGATCCAGGATAACGTGGAGGAATATGTGGCTGGGGTAAAGAGCTCCTTGGTGATCAAGATCTTTGGTGATGACCTCTACCAATTGGAGGATTATGCCGACCAAGTATCCCGATCCATTGGCAAGGTGGAAGGGATCACAGATATCAATGTCTATAAAAATATTGGGTTACCGGAGTTGCGGATTCAGCTGCACGATTCCAAAATGGCGAAGTACGGGCTGTTCACAGCCGATGTACAGGCAGTCATTGCCATGACCATTGGTGGACAGGCAGCAAGTAAATTTTATGAAAAGGACCGGCAGTTTGACGTCGTCCTCCGGTTTAAGGAAGATTACCGGAACTCCGCCGAGAAGATCGGGAATATCCTTGTGCAAACTTCTTCCGGACAGCATATCCCTTTGAAAGAGATTGCTACCATTGGCTATGTGACAGGTCCGGCATTTATCTATAGGGAAGGAAATAGCCGATACATTGGTGTTGGGTTTAGTATAGACGGCCGGGACCTGGGCAGCACCATTGCAGAAGCAAAGGAAGTGGTGGCCAAAGATGTGAAACTGCCCAAGGAAAATTATATGGAATGGGCCGGGGAGTTTGAGAGCAAGGAACGTGCAAGCAAACAATTGATGACCGTTATTCCAATATCCCTATGCCTGATCTTGATTCTACTGTATAGCAATTTTGGCAATATGAAGGATACCATGCTCGCTGCGCTTACCATTCCTTTTGCGTTTATAGGTGGCTTCATTTCGCTATGGGCGACAGGGACCATTTTCGGTATCTCCGCCGGCATCGGTTTGATCATCCTCTTTGGGGTCAATACCATCAATGGTATTATCCTGATCGCGGTGATGAAAGAGCAACTCAAAAAACGGAAGTTGAAAGATGCCATTGATTTGGGCGTGAAAAGCAGGATTCGTTCCATTGTGATGATTGCCCTCATGGGTTCGATGGGGCTGTTGCCGGCAGCATTGTCTAGCGGAATGGGTTCCGAAATCCAGAAACCGTTGGCCATCATGATTGTAGGTGGACTATTGATCTGCCTTGTGCTCTCGTTTGCGGTACTGCCAGTCCTGTTCTATTACGCGTATCGCAAGGAACAGCAGGCTTAG
- a CDS encoding LURP-one-related family protein: MKDLQYPLHFRFKVTSFANDFTAVDAAGNTIYYVREKIFTFRDRIMVYRDQQKTELLYELVSNKLIDFQQTFTIYDAEQRVVGKVRRKTIRSLWRSTFNLMDPEDRLDHSIKEKNPWTKFFDGLFGELPLIGMLSGYVFNPSYILRNDVGEEMFEIKKEPSFFGRKFTVHKITTREIDDERFVLSLMLMVIMERSNG; encoded by the coding sequence ATGAAAGATCTTCAATACCCTTTACATTTCAGGTTTAAGGTTACGAGTTTTGCGAATGACTTCACCGCTGTCGATGCAGCTGGAAATACTATTTATTACGTGCGCGAGAAAATTTTCACTTTTCGGGACCGGATTATGGTCTATCGTGATCAGCAGAAAACGGAATTGCTGTATGAGTTGGTGTCGAATAAACTAATCGACTTTCAACAGACCTTTACGATTTACGATGCGGAACAGCGGGTCGTGGGGAAGGTAAGACGGAAAACCATTCGCTCACTGTGGCGCTCTACTTTTAATCTAATGGATCCGGAAGATCGCTTGGATCACTCCATCAAGGAGAAAAATCCGTGGACGAAATTTTTTGACGGCCTTTTCGGTGAATTACCATTAATTGGGATGCTTTCGGGATATGTTTTTAACCCTTCCTACATACTTCGAAATGACGTAGGCGAGGAGATGTTCGAAATCAAGAAAGAACCTTCCTTTTTCGGTCGGAAATTTACGGTGCATAAAATCACGACGCGCGAGATAGATGATGAGCGTTTTGTATTGAGTTTGATGCTCATGGTCATTATGGAACGCAGCAATGGATAA
- a CDS encoding alkaline phosphatase, with amino-acid sequence MIQKYLIYAAFGMMSAIGVVAEAQVKPIAFLPNAHSHNDYTRNSPFDQAYGLGFGSIEVDLFLKDGELYVAHDPHEITPERTFKKLYLEPILKAFQHTKDGYLYPEHGQLQLLIDPKTAGGPILEVLTQQLKPYRELFDSKNNPKGVKLVISGNRPDAKDFAKYDEIFFFDGNLKEKYSEKELERIGLISESFRSFTKWNGLGRLTDVDLKRIQTKVDSVHTIGKKIRFWAAPDTKTTWYEWQKIGIDYINTDKPFELSEFLRNNHGNYHQEVAPYQPVTIQTTFKTGLKPKNIILLISDGAGLSQLWASAMANRGKLNVLQMPYTGYLITQPTDNYHTDSAAGGSAIATGYKTKNRHIGVDSLGNPVQNIPDRLSAIGMRTGIVSNDEITGATPSAFYTHVAERDLSDQIANDILKSKLNLLIGAPSPVFEDPDSTLIKHLQSQQFAIRTSVDGLENVEAKQVLILTEDSVDHKWNKLDSDQSEIKTSYRLIEHALQPAISFLGKGKKGFFLMVEGAKIDGGGHSNSLSFSISEYLSFDRMVGQALTFAAQDKETLVLVTSDHETGGLVVLDAGMKEGTVLGNFATTDHTGIPVPLLAYGPGAEHFQGFLDNTDIAKIIYKLLQVK; translated from the coding sequence ATGATCCAAAAGTACCTAATTTACGCGGCCTTCGGTATGATGAGTGCAATCGGCGTGGTTGCAGAAGCACAGGTAAAACCTATCGCGTTTCTTCCCAATGCACATTCACACAATGATTATACCCGAAACAGCCCTTTTGACCAAGCCTATGGGCTGGGATTCGGATCTATTGAAGTCGATCTGTTCCTGAAAGATGGGGAGCTTTACGTAGCACACGACCCTCATGAGATAACGCCTGAGCGCACGTTCAAGAAATTATACCTGGAACCCATCCTGAAGGCCTTTCAGCATACCAAGGATGGTTATCTCTATCCGGAACACGGCCAACTGCAATTGCTGATCGACCCTAAAACTGCAGGCGGTCCCATATTGGAAGTCCTTACACAACAATTAAAACCCTATCGTGAACTTTTTGATAGCAAGAACAACCCGAAAGGCGTCAAATTAGTCATCAGCGGCAATCGGCCCGACGCAAAGGATTTCGCCAAATACGATGAAATATTCTTCTTCGACGGAAACCTCAAGGAAAAGTACTCTGAAAAGGAATTGGAACGAATCGGGTTGATCAGTGAATCCTTTCGATCCTTTACTAAATGGAACGGATTGGGGCGATTGACGGACGTTGATTTAAAGCGCATCCAGACGAAAGTTGATTCCGTACATACCATCGGTAAGAAAATTCGATTCTGGGCAGCACCAGACACGAAAACAACCTGGTATGAATGGCAGAAAATTGGTATAGACTACATCAATACCGACAAACCTTTTGAATTGAGTGAATTCCTCCGGAATAACCACGGTAATTATCATCAGGAAGTTGCGCCTTATCAACCTGTAACTATCCAAACCACGTTCAAGACAGGCCTAAAACCAAAAAACATCATCCTGCTGATCAGTGATGGTGCGGGACTTTCCCAGTTGTGGGCATCGGCAATGGCCAACCGCGGCAAGCTAAATGTACTACAAATGCCTTACACCGGCTATTTGATTACCCAACCGACCGACAACTACCATACCGACTCAGCTGCGGGTGGAAGCGCTATAGCAACAGGATATAAGACGAAAAACAGACACATCGGCGTAGATAGTTTAGGCAATCCTGTACAGAACATTCCTGATCGATTATCGGCTATCGGCATGCGGACTGGCATTGTTTCAAACGACGAGATCACCGGGGCAACCCCATCTGCATTTTACACGCATGTTGCCGAACGTGATCTTTCCGACCAAATTGCCAATGACATCCTGAAATCAAAACTCAATCTGCTTATAGGTGCTCCCTCACCTGTATTTGAAGATCCAGATTCGACGCTGATCAAACACTTGCAATCCCAACAATTCGCAATCCGTACATCCGTGGATGGTTTGGAAAACGTTGAAGCCAAACAGGTACTGATACTCACGGAAGATAGCGTGGACCATAAATGGAATAAATTGGACAGTGACCAGTCGGAGATCAAAACTTCCTACCGACTTATTGAACACGCATTGCAACCGGCAATTTCTTTCCTGGGAAAAGGGAAGAAAGGATTTTTCCTTATGGTGGAAGGTGCCAAAATCGATGGCGGTGGTCACAGCAACTCCCTATCCTTTTCTATTTCGGAGTATTTGAGCTTTGATCGTATGGTAGGTCAGGCGTTGACCTTCGCTGCGCAGGATAAGGAAACATTGGTCCTGGTCACCTCGGATCATGAAACCGGAGGTTTGGTCGTCCTGGATGCCGGAATGAAGGAAGGTACTGTTTTGGGGAACTTTGCAACCACCGATCATACAGGCATCCCGGTGCCGCTATTGGCCTATGGCCCAGGAGCTGAGCATTTTCAGGGATTCTTGGACAATACCGACATTGCAAAAATCATCTATAAGCTGCTGCAAGTCAAATAA
- a CDS encoding prephenate dehydrogenase — protein MNIAIVGIGLIGGSIGIRLKETKFCEQVIGVEKSEINQKKALQLGLVDQIQTLDEAIQSCKAIILTIPVDSIMVLLPEILDKVTDQVIIDMGSTKSNILNLIQDHPNRGRYVAAHPMAGTEYSGPEAAIPNLFKEKMMVYVEAFRSDEDAFEVADAITEQLEMQTSFMTAEEHDMHTAYVSHISHLTSFALALTVLEKEKSQGRIFELAGSGFQSTVRLAKSSPDMWTPIFKQNRTNVLEVLEEHIKQLQHIYEKIEQEDYDAVHKWIKKSNKIKRIIK, from the coding sequence ATGAATATAGCAATTGTCGGAATTGGTTTAATCGGTGGTTCCATCGGTATCCGACTAAAAGAAACAAAATTTTGTGAGCAGGTCATCGGTGTTGAGAAAAGTGAGATCAACCAGAAGAAAGCTTTACAATTAGGCCTGGTGGATCAAATCCAGACATTGGATGAGGCGATCCAATCCTGCAAGGCCATCATCCTGACGATTCCCGTAGATAGCATCATGGTGTTGTTGCCGGAGATATTGGACAAGGTGACCGACCAGGTCATTATCGATATGGGTTCGACCAAATCAAATATCCTGAACCTTATTCAAGACCATCCCAACCGTGGCCGTTATGTAGCTGCTCACCCGATGGCCGGAACGGAATATTCTGGTCCTGAAGCTGCTATCCCTAATCTCTTTAAGGAAAAGATGATGGTGTATGTAGAAGCATTCCGTTCGGATGAAGATGCTTTTGAAGTGGCAGATGCCATTACGGAACAATTGGAAATGCAGACTTCCTTCATGACTGCCGAAGAGCACGATATGCACACCGCGTATGTCTCTCATATTTCACACCTCACATCCTTCGCCCTAGCACTTACCGTATTGGAGAAGGAAAAATCACAGGGTCGGATTTTTGAACTTGCAGGATCTGGTTTTCAATCGACCGTGCGTTTAGCGAAATCATCACCGGACATGTGGACACCTATTTTCAAACAGAACCGGACCAATGTACTTGAGGTGTTGGAGGAACATATCAAGCAGCTGCAGCATATCTATGAGAAGATCGAGCAAGAAGATTACGATGCCGTGCATAAATGGATTAAAAAATCCAATAAGATCAAACGTATAATTAAGTAA
- a CDS encoding pyridoxal phosphate-dependent aminotransferase, with amino-acid sequence MDIEVAKRLQQTEEYYFSKKLREIDEMNRNGSAVINLGIGSPDLPPHPEVIQVLQEQAALGTTHGYQSYKGAPALRQAMADWYDRYYHVALNPNTEILPLIGSKEGIVHICMTYLQEGDEALIPNPGYPAYSSAVTITGATPVSYALTAENNWLPDFEELEKMDLSRVKLMWINYPHMPTGALATRALFEEIIAFGLRHNILICHDNPYSFILNDNPQSIMEVPGAMEVAIELNSLSKSSNMAGWRIGMLVAKESRIAQIMRFKSNMDSGMFLPLQLAAAKALSLDSSWYSELNAEYKERREKVFAIMDLLECTYDRNQVGLFVWAKIPSSYQDAYQICDDVLYKAHVFITPGAIFGTAGSQYIRISLCAKPAVYETAIERIKQALK; translated from the coding sequence ATGGATATAGAAGTAGCGAAAAGGCTTCAACAGACTGAAGAATATTACTTTTCGAAGAAATTGCGTGAGATCGATGAGATGAACAGGAACGGGTCTGCAGTGATCAACCTGGGCATCGGCAGTCCGGATCTGCCACCGCATCCTGAAGTTATCCAAGTACTCCAGGAGCAGGCAGCATTAGGCACTACCCATGGTTATCAAAGCTATAAGGGCGCTCCTGCCCTTCGCCAAGCTATGGCGGATTGGTACGATCGATATTATCACGTTGCTTTAAATCCAAACACGGAAATCCTTCCATTGATCGGCTCCAAGGAGGGTATTGTGCATATCTGCATGACCTACCTTCAGGAAGGCGATGAGGCGTTGATTCCTAATCCGGGCTATCCGGCTTATTCCAGTGCGGTAACCATTACGGGTGCCACACCGGTGAGCTATGCATTGACTGCAGAAAACAATTGGCTGCCGGATTTTGAGGAGCTGGAGAAAATGGATCTTTCCCGAGTGAAGCTGATGTGGATCAATTATCCGCATATGCCGACTGGAGCTTTAGCAACGCGAGCACTATTTGAAGAAATTATCGCATTCGGATTGAGACACAACATCTTAATCTGTCACGACAATCCATATAGTTTCATTTTAAACGATAACCCGCAGAGCATCATGGAGGTTCCTGGTGCCATGGAGGTTGCCATTGAGCTGAACTCACTGAGCAAGTCGTCCAATATGGCAGGCTGGCGGATCGGTATGCTCGTTGCAAAGGAAAGCCGAATTGCGCAGATTATGCGCTTCAAAAGCAACATGGATTCAGGCATGTTCCTGCCACTGCAACTGGCAGCAGCGAAAGCATTGAGCTTAGATTCCTCTTGGTATAGCGAGCTGAATGCCGAATACAAAGAGCGTAGGGAAAAGGTGTTTGCCATTATGGATCTACTGGAATGTACCTATGACCGGAATCAAGTCGGGCTCTTCGTCTGGGCAAAAATTCCATCTTCCTACCAGGATGCTTATCAGATCTGTGATGATGTACTCTATAAGGCACATGTTTTCATCACACCGGGTGCTATCTTCGGAACGGCGGGCAGCCAATACATCCGGATCAGCCTCTGTGCAAAGCCAGCAGTTTATGAAACAGCCATCGAACGTATCAAGCAAGCCTTGAAATAA
- a CDS encoding GNAT family N-acetyltransferase, with amino-acid sequence MQQPQIRAQHPDKMRYTPLGFTKYFQKLMSGNIAYLILDAKTEMVIGATSFYNFNATENSVAIGYSFLKKEYWGGEYNKSIKKLMMDFAFEQVDQVIYHVASDNLRSQGALKKIGAVKFHEEEQNGQLKYFYVIKKEDYK; translated from the coding sequence ATGCAGCAGCCGCAGATCCGGGCACAGCACCCTGATAAGATGCGCTATACACCACTGGGATTCACCAAGTATTTCCAGAAGTTAATGTCCGGAAATATTGCTTACCTGATTCTGGATGCCAAAACAGAAATGGTCATTGGTGCCACAAGCTTCTATAACTTCAATGCAACAGAAAACTCCGTAGCCATCGGTTACAGTTTTTTAAAGAAGGAATATTGGGGTGGTGAATATAACAAATCCATCAAAAAACTGATGATGGACTTTGCATTTGAGCAAGTCGATCAGGTGATTTACCATGTCGCTTCCGACAACCTTCGTTCTCAGGGGGCACTGAAAAAAATTGGGGCTGTCAAATTCCACGAGGAAGAACAAAACGGACAGTTGAAGTACTTTTATGTCATCAAGAAAGAAGACTACAAATAG
- a CDS encoding TolC family protein, giving the protein MKKQLLTLVFLISTEAIFGQQLSLLDLETAFLRNNLQLIAQKYQIGQAEALIRQERLWPNPSLTVDNVNLWANSTFETMEPLFGSFGAKQQFGAELEQLIETSGKRKKRVVLRELESKANQLEFDAILREMKLDLRSTYYSLLRIKQEEHQLLRVLQLFERLHAQYKVQAEKQHISQVNYYRVHTELIGIQREVLDLTAERLDKMKHLRVLTALPALTIADLQLDNMELPALSASSEELESWSLEAHPKLMQLRNEIDLAQQQVRLEVANRIPDLSMVMNYERGGNVMRNFVGIGVKLDIPVFNRNQGNITAARLHLTEQDQRLRAEEHEVTEALSLHMRELERYGTQLQEWKGQEDGRQVQVLENYSKYLQEQQVTLLEFIDFSQAYLEAQKAYLDLQEKYLNAFETVQYLIGKDLK; this is encoded by the coding sequence GTGAAGAAACAACTCTTAACCCTCGTATTCCTTATCAGTACGGAAGCCATCTTTGGGCAGCAGCTAAGCCTATTGGATCTGGAGACCGCTTTTCTCAGGAACAATCTGCAGCTGATTGCCCAGAAATATCAAATCGGGCAGGCGGAGGCGTTGATCCGGCAGGAACGCTTGTGGCCCAATCCATCCCTTACTGTAGATAATGTGAATCTGTGGGCGAACTCCACCTTTGAAACCATGGAACCCCTTTTTGGATCTTTTGGTGCAAAACAACAGTTTGGAGCCGAGTTGGAGCAATTGATAGAAACGTCAGGCAAGCGCAAGAAAAGAGTTGTCCTTCGGGAATTGGAAAGTAAGGCCAATCAGCTTGAATTTGATGCCATCCTTCGAGAAATGAAATTAGACCTTCGGTCCACTTATTATAGTCTGCTGCGCATTAAGCAGGAAGAGCACCAATTGTTGCGTGTCCTGCAACTCTTCGAAAGACTGCATGCACAATATAAAGTACAGGCTGAAAAACAGCATATATCACAGGTCAACTATTACCGGGTGCATACCGAGTTAATCGGCATACAACGGGAAGTACTGGATCTGACCGCGGAAAGGCTTGATAAAATGAAACACCTGCGTGTATTGACGGCTTTGCCAGCACTGACCATTGCCGATCTGCAACTGGATAACATGGAACTTCCGGCTTTATCGGCATCGTCCGAGGAATTGGAATCTTGGAGTTTGGAGGCACACCCGAAACTTATGCAGCTTCGGAACGAGATCGATTTGGCCCAGCAACAGGTCCGCTTGGAAGTTGCCAATCGAATTCCTGATCTCAGCATGGTGATGAATTACGAAAGAGGAGGGAATGTGATGCGGAATTTCGTCGGTATTGGAGTCAAGCTGGATATTCCGGTTTTCAACAGGAACCAGGGCAATATCACTGCTGCTCGATTGCATCTTACCGAACAGGATCAACGCCTTCGTGCCGAAGAGCATGAAGTCACAGAAGCCCTTTCTCTTCATATGCGTGAGCTGGAACGCTATGGAACGCAACTGCAGGAATGGAAAGGACAGGAGGACGGACGGCAGGTCCAGGTGCTGGAAAACTATAGCAAATACCTCCAGGAGCAACAGGTGACCTTGTTGGAGTTTATCGACTTTTCACAGGCTTACCTGGAAGCACAAAAAGCCTATCTGGACCTGCAGGAAAAATACCTCAACGCATTTGAAACCGTTCAATACCTCATTGGAAAAGATCTGAAATGA